The Fragaria vesca subsp. vesca unplaced genomic scaffold, FraVesHawaii_1.0 scf0512429, whole genome shotgun sequence DNA segment CTGCAATATCCTTTTTGAGCCGAAAAACTCTGGCTGCATTGTTTAAGTTTCCATACATATCTTTGACAGCTTCCCAGAGGTGACATGAGGATTCTGAGTAGCTGAAAATTTCAGATATTTTTGGCTTCAGGGAAAATCACTTCGTTGAGGTTGGTTTGTTCTGCTCAGGGACAAAGAGATGTCGAGCGCATGACAAACAAGAAAAGGGTTCGCAGGCAAAAGAAAGAGACAAGATTCAATTGTCCATGCTTGTTCAAAGTGAGGTactttaacaatattgatgcatatgttgttgttggtttcatAACCCACCACTCGCATCCTCTTGCACAAGCACACGAGAGGTGTCTTCTTACACCACACAGATCAGTTCAAGATTCACATGTAGCCCTTGCCACGTCCATGCAAAGAGTGTCTGTTAAGCCTTGTCATACATATGAGTACATTGTTAATAGATCAGGGGGTTTTCAGCAAGTTGGGTTTACCATTAAGGACCTATACAACAAGTTGGACTCGAAACGGCGAGAAATTTTACTAGACAGTGATGCAGAAGCTGCACTTGCATATATGAGAGGTAAAGTTGCTACTGACTAACAGTTCTACTGCAAGTTTAGTATAGATGAGGATAACAGATTGGCAAATATGTTTTGGAGAGACTCTAATTGCCTGCATGATTATACTTGTTTTGGAGATGTATTGGTTTTTGATAGTACTTACAAAACCAATCCTTATGGGAAACCATTAGTGTTGTTTGTTGGTACAAACAATCATCTATCGACCacagtttttggttttgggttacTAATAGATGAAACGATTGAGAGTTACACTTGGCTTTTAGAGACCTTCATATTCTCCATGAATAACCAAAAACTGGTTGCTGTCTTGACTGATGGGGATCAAGCAATGCGAAGAGCTATTGAAGCAGTACTTCCTGGTTGTCCTCATCGTTTGTGTACATGGCATGTATCAAAGAATGCCCGGAACCATTTGCGCAACAACCAAGCATTGTCTGAATTTCGTTGTTGTATGTGGGAAGAGGTAACTCTAGATGGTTTTGAAAGACGTTGGACGACCATGGTTAACA contains these protein-coding regions:
- the LOC101303292 gene encoding protein FAR1-RELATED SEQUENCE 5-like, whose amino-acid sequence is KITSLRLVCSAQGQRDVERMTNKKRVRRQKKETRFNCPCLFKVRYFNNIDAYVVVGFITHHSHPLAQAHERCLLTPHRSVQDSHVALATSMQRVSVKPCHTYEYIVNRSGGFQQVGFTIKDLYNKLDSKRREILLDSDAEAALAYMRDVLVFDSTYKTNPYGKPLVLFVGTNNHLSTTVFGFGLLIDETIESYTWLLETFIFSMNNQKLVAVLTDGDQAMRRAIEAVLPGCPHRLCTWHVSKNARNHLRNNQALSEFRCCMWEEVTLDGFERRWTTMVNRHKLQNKDWVNMMYEKRHLWAEAFVSGHFFARMRSTQRCEGMHIYMKPYLKSGVKLFELVPALDRGLLRLRFKGVLKDFKSNNSTHVLTSSLRNLEDHAGTVFTDSVFELVRKEIIGVGDLIISRTFRFGSFCVYVSSSYNDEEPHNKYMTSYYQDKDNPRIECS